A single region of the Sandaracinaceae bacterium genome encodes:
- a CDS encoding radical SAM protein, with protein sequence MDTRRRISLPLHPLPSPQRATEHRRVVLVDFHWTRDKDPRVPLGHASLLAALTAQLTLDVRSLVIPVNRPGSDASSVVRSILAATRDSAPSTVDVAFGAYVWGESLLRDVLRRLRSAGFRGRIIVGGPQVSYASEGLEQLYPEADAFIRGYGEHALTELASTAERRDIPGVHLRGELDRGAQAKVDLESLPSPWLGGIVKVPASGFVRWETQRGCPFRCAFCQHREAGARLPRRTLSSTRIQAEIDMFCDLGVTDIAVLDPIFNLGPHAVEVLERFATRGFRGRLSLQCRAEGMRPEFLDAAAQLNVCLEFGLQTIHEDEGRAVDRRNDIARVDRTLAAVRERGIAHEVSLIFGLPHQTLASFQDSVGWCLERHVPVLKAFPLLLLRGTALERDRARWGLCATDGEMPLVTHSNTFTHEDWRQMARLSDALRLTEGNHPTTIEALVARSAGLEPDLFRWLPDANEVAA encoded by the coding sequence ATGGACACACGCCGCCGCATCTCCCTTCCGCTACACCCCCTCCCCTCTCCGCAACGCGCGACCGAACACCGACGCGTCGTCCTGGTGGACTTTCACTGGACGCGCGACAAGGACCCGCGCGTGCCGCTCGGACACGCCTCGCTGCTCGCGGCGCTAACCGCGCAGCTCACGCTGGACGTCCGGTCGCTGGTGATCCCCGTGAACCGCCCGGGCAGCGACGCCTCCAGCGTGGTCCGCAGCATCCTCGCGGCCACGCGCGACTCCGCACCGTCCACGGTCGACGTGGCCTTCGGCGCGTACGTGTGGGGCGAGTCCCTGCTGCGCGATGTGCTGCGACGCCTGCGCTCCGCGGGCTTCCGCGGCCGCATCATCGTGGGCGGCCCCCAAGTGTCCTACGCCAGCGAAGGCCTCGAGCAGCTGTACCCCGAGGCGGATGCGTTCATCCGCGGCTACGGCGAGCACGCCCTCACGGAGCTGGCCTCGACCGCCGAGCGCCGCGACATCCCCGGTGTGCACTTGCGCGGCGAGCTGGACCGCGGCGCGCAGGCGAAGGTGGACCTCGAGTCGCTCCCGTCGCCATGGCTCGGGGGCATCGTGAAGGTCCCGGCGAGCGGCTTCGTCCGCTGGGAGACGCAGCGCGGCTGCCCCTTCCGCTGCGCCTTCTGCCAGCACCGCGAAGCGGGGGCGCGGTTGCCGCGGCGCACCCTCTCAAGCACACGCATCCAGGCGGAGATCGACATGTTCTGCGACCTGGGCGTGACAGACATCGCGGTGTTGGACCCCATCTTCAACCTCGGGCCGCACGCCGTGGAGGTGCTGGAGCGCTTCGCCACGCGGGGCTTCCGAGGCCGCCTCTCGCTGCAGTGCCGCGCCGAGGGCATGCGTCCCGAGTTCCTGGACGCCGCCGCGCAACTGAACGTGTGCCTGGAGTTCGGCCTGCAGACCATCCACGAAGACGAAGGGCGCGCGGTGGACCGGCGCAACGACATCGCACGCGTAGACCGGACGCTCGCGGCGGTGCGCGAGCGGGGCATCGCCCACGAGGTGTCGCTCATCTTCGGCCTGCCCCACCAGACGCTCGCGTCGTTCCAGGACAGCGTGGGCTGGTGCCTGGAACGACACGTACCGGTGCTGAAGGCGTTCCCCCTGCTCCTGCTGCGCGGCACCGCGCTCGAGCGCGACCGCGCGCGCTGGGGCTTGTGCGCCACGGACGGTGAGATGCCCCTCGTGACGCACTCGAACACATTCACGCACGAGGATTGGCGGCAGATGGCGCGGCTGTCCGACGCCCTGCGTCTGACCGAAGGCAACCACCCAACCACGATCGAAGCGCTGGTGGCGAGGTCCGCCGGCCTCGAGCCAGACCTCTTCCGCTGGCTGCCCGACGCGAACGAGGTGGCTGCATGA
- a CDS encoding AAA family ATPase, translating to MIQSKPMFIVLEGLDGSGKSTCAAGMASALGATLLTTPSPEVRRYRDDLVRSLQPSQEAAQLFYLATVFAASKSITDVLASGRSVVLDRYFLSTQAYAAFRGSRLDVDDLQAALCPADVTLYVDVSLETRLARLRARGATEADLETITPDADHRLREEHMRRAHLPVVGRFVRLDGQAGDAAHVRANALRAVGEMSR from the coding sequence ATGATCCAGAGCAAACCCATGTTCATCGTCCTCGAAGGGCTCGACGGGTCAGGCAAGAGCACTTGCGCCGCGGGCATGGCCTCCGCGCTGGGGGCCACGCTGCTGACGACCCCGTCGCCTGAGGTGAGGCGCTACCGCGACGACCTCGTGCGCAGCCTGCAGCCCAGCCAGGAGGCGGCGCAGCTGTTCTACCTGGCGACGGTGTTCGCCGCGTCGAAGAGCATCACCGACGTGCTCGCAAGCGGGCGGTCCGTGGTGTTGGACCGCTACTTCCTGTCCACCCAGGCTTACGCCGCGTTCAGGGGGTCGCGCCTCGACGTGGACGACCTGCAGGCGGCGCTGTGTCCGGCCGACGTCACGCTGTACGTGGACGTGTCCCTCGAGACCCGCTTGGCACGACTGCGAGCCCGTGGAGCAACCGAGGCGGACCTCGAGACCATCACCCCCGATGCGGACCACCGGCTGCGCGAAGAACACATGCGGCGCGCGCACCTGCCCGTGGTCGGTCGCTTCGTACGCCTCGACGGACAGGCCGGCGACGCCGCGCACGTGCGGGCGAACGCGCTCCGCGCCGTGGGGGAGATGTCACGCTGA